A single genomic interval of Lacrimispora sphenoides JCM 1415 harbors:
- a CDS encoding AraC family transcriptional regulator has product MTKSAYYQRPEDHSFQGRQVEGLLENVEYSLNSNIRIWHNIQMEGYAPHQHSALEILIPVECDYTVIINKKSFTLHPGDILFIPRFSIHEILPATSGSRFIYMFNMEPLSSFYDSSFLDVVLLEPCLMNKQNHSRIYERIYSGFMEINDIYFPGGIFWEYSIYAILINILTTIGGEYYHALSANSQTSQEKHYEYYQKFTGLLSYIDAHYGENLTLEKMAAHIGFSKYHFSRLFKEHTNSTFYDYLSRKRIQAAQEMLLTGESITSIAFQTGFNNPASFSRCFKKYTKYNPTEFRSLFSLSSIP; this is encoded by the coding sequence ATGACCAAATCCGCATACTACCAACGGCCCGAAGACCATTCCTTCCAGGGCAGACAAGTGGAAGGCCTGTTAGAAAACGTTGAATATTCCCTTAATTCCAATATCCGTATCTGGCATAACATTCAAATGGAAGGATACGCGCCTCACCAGCATAGTGCACTGGAAATTCTCATACCCGTGGAATGTGACTATACCGTCATCATCAACAAAAAATCCTTCACCTTACATCCGGGCGACATTCTCTTTATCCCCCGCTTTTCCATCCATGAGATCCTTCCGGCTACCAGCGGTTCCCGCTTCATTTATATGTTCAACATGGAACCACTGTCCAGTTTTTACGATTCCTCCTTTTTGGATGTGGTTCTGTTAGAACCTTGCCTTATGAACAAGCAAAACCATAGCCGGATTTATGAACGGATCTATTCCGGTTTCATGGAGATCAACGACATCTATTTTCCAGGCGGGATCTTTTGGGAATATTCTATTTATGCGATCCTGATCAACATCTTAACGACAATCGGCGGAGAGTACTATCATGCCCTCTCCGCCAATTCACAAACCTCTCAAGAAAAACATTATGAGTATTACCAGAAGTTCACAGGCCTTTTGTCCTACATTGACGCCCATTACGGGGAGAACTTAACGTTAGAAAAAATGGCCGCCCACATAGGCTTTTCCAAATACCATTTTTCCCGCCTGTTTAAAGAACATACCAACTCTACTTTTTATGACTATTTAAGCCGCAAACGCATTCAGGCGGCTCAGGAAATGTTATTGACCGGCGAATCGATCACCTCAATCGCCTTCCAAACCGGATTCAACAATCCGGCCTCCTTTAGCCGGTGCTTTAAGAAGTATACAAAATACAATCCCACCGAGTTTCGCAGCCTATTTTCCCTTTCGTCTATCCCTTAA
- a CDS encoding GGDEF domain-containing phosphodiesterase, with amino-acid sequence MNWFRKKTALPLQTETETKSQVIEDTLLESKPEREACLKHLSLVMSSMERGAVLKLHIENFKRLNQVFGYEYCENLLEQILTYLKEVTGKEVYHYIGVEYIIILEQYTQGQAYELAETIAGRFDHVWKVSGTDCLCSAQMGICTYPGHAASPDQMLKCLDLAVIKAEDGGPNQAVVFDSVLQKQLQRRQTIALYLKTALKKKEVEVRYRPTLQIDTGTFTRAELYMRIFIKGLGMIGASEFLPVAEDSGQIRAIEYYALEKAAQCIHGLLEAGCEFESIALPISPVLFLQEDFLDEVKRMMDIYHIPEGKLALEIQESALTMAYLNINVTLQQLQEMGVEIILNEFGSGHSGISSILELPVDTLKLERLFVWQLETNPRSRSVIEGLVRMARDLDMTIIAEGVETENQNQILSEAGCNYQQGFYYSPTLEKGTLLKILGTSLTKSHQLLAEEKEKMGKLN; translated from the coding sequence ATGAATTGGTTTAGAAAAAAAACAGCTCTGCCCCTTCAAACAGAGACAGAGACCAAAAGCCAGGTAATAGAAGATACTTTATTAGAGAGCAAACCGGAACGAGAAGCCTGTTTAAAGCATCTGAGCCTGGTAATGAGCTCTATGGAACGGGGCGCTGTGCTAAAGCTTCACATAGAGAATTTTAAACGGCTAAACCAGGTATTTGGTTATGAATACTGTGAAAACCTTCTGGAACAGATCCTTACCTATTTAAAAGAAGTGACAGGAAAAGAAGTCTACCATTATATTGGTGTGGAATATATCATCATACTGGAACAATATACCCAGGGACAGGCTTATGAGCTTGCTGAGACGATTGCCGGTAGGTTTGACCATGTCTGGAAAGTCAGCGGTACCGACTGCTTATGTTCCGCACAGATGGGCATCTGCACCTATCCCGGACACGCCGCTTCTCCGGACCAGATGTTAAAGTGTCTGGATCTGGCCGTTATAAAGGCGGAAGACGGAGGTCCAAATCAGGCGGTCGTCTTTGACAGCGTTTTGCAGAAACAGCTGCAGCGGCGCCAGACCATTGCTCTTTATCTAAAGACAGCCCTGAAAAAAAAAGAGGTGGAGGTTCGTTACCGCCCTACTCTTCAAATTGATACGGGGACCTTTACCCGGGCAGAGCTTTATATGCGCATCTTTATTAAAGGCCTTGGGATGATCGGAGCCAGCGAATTTCTTCCTGTTGCAGAGGATTCCGGGCAGATCCGGGCCATTGAATATTATGCGCTGGAAAAAGCAGCCCAGTGCATCCACGGGCTGCTGGAAGCTGGCTGCGAATTTGAATCCATTGCTCTTCCCATTTCTCCCGTTCTTTTTTTACAGGAAGATTTCCTTGACGAAGTGAAGCGCATGATGGATATCTATCACATACCTGAGGGAAAGCTTGCCCTGGAGATCCAGGAAAGTGCCCTGACCATGGCTTATTTAAACATCAACGTGACCCTTCAGCAATTGCAGGAAATGGGCGTGGAGATCATCCTCAATGAATTCGGTTCCGGCCACTCCGGAATCTCCTCAATTCTGGAGCTTCCAGTGGATACCTTAAAGCTTGAGCGCCTGTTCGTATGGCAGCTTGAGACGAATCCAAGGTCCCGGTCCGTCATTGAAGGGCTGGTCCGGATGGCAAGAGATCTTGATATGACCATCATTGCCGAAGGCGTGGAAACGGAAAACCAGAACCAAATACTTTCGGAAGCCGGCTGCAATTATCAGCAGGGGTTTTACTATTCTCCTACCCTGGAAAAAGGCACTTTGTTAAAAATCCTCGGCACTTCCTTAACAAAGTCCCATCAGCTCTTAGCAGAGGAAAAGGAAAAAATGGGGAAACTAAACTAA
- a CDS encoding ABC transporter substrate-binding protein, with protein MKKRFIMLAGAFVLAGVLSGCSGGAKSGSAETGAKNESTETAAKSESTEKAETSEPGKKVINVWAFTDEVPKMIEKYKELHPDFDYEINPTIIATTDGAYQPALDQALAAGGTDAPDLYCAEAAFVLKYTQGDAGRYAAPYEDLGIDVAAKVKEADIAKYTMDIGSNQDSKLVALGYQATGGAFIYRRSIAKDTWGTDDPKEVGAKLGAGSNSWDSFFNAANDLKAKGYGIISGDGDLWHAVENSSDTGWIVDGKLNIDPKREEFLDLSKKLMDGGLHNDTRDWQDAWFADMKGQGSKPVLGFFGPAWLINYVMAPNSGGEKIGEGTFGDWAVCESPIGFFWGGTWVMANKDSEVKKAVGDIIQWITLETSENGLQYMWANGTMNDAGTKDTVASGTVMAKSDGSIDFLNGQNMFDVFVPANKYAKGTNLTQYDETINMYWRDQVREYTAGNKSREQAIKDFKQQVADNLDITVE; from the coding sequence GAATCTACAGAAACGGCAGCAAAGAGCGAATCCACGGAAAAGGCAGAAACGTCGGAACCTGGAAAAAAGGTGATCAATGTCTGGGCATTTACGGATGAAGTGCCTAAAATGATCGAAAAATACAAAGAATTGCATCCGGATTTTGATTATGAAATCAATCCTACGATCATTGCCACAACGGACGGTGCTTATCAGCCGGCACTGGATCAGGCACTGGCGGCAGGCGGGACCGATGCACCGGATCTGTATTGTGCAGAAGCCGCATTTGTACTTAAATACACGCAGGGAGATGCCGGCCGATATGCGGCTCCCTACGAGGACCTGGGAATCGACGTTGCCGCAAAAGTGAAGGAAGCGGATATCGCCAAGTATACCATGGACATAGGATCCAATCAGGATAGCAAGCTGGTTGCCTTAGGATACCAGGCGACTGGCGGCGCATTTATCTATCGCCGTTCCATTGCAAAGGATACTTGGGGAACCGATGATCCGAAGGAAGTCGGCGCTAAATTGGGAGCGGGAAGCAATAGCTGGGATTCATTTTTCAATGCTGCAAATGATTTAAAAGCCAAAGGCTACGGGATCATATCCGGTGACGGTGATCTGTGGCACGCAGTGGAAAACAGTTCTGATACAGGCTGGATCGTGGATGGCAAGCTGAATATTGACCCGAAACGGGAAGAGTTTTTGGATCTGTCTAAGAAGCTGATGGATGGAGGACTTCACAATGATACCAGAGACTGGCAGGATGCCTGGTTTGCGGACATGAAGGGCCAGGGCTCTAAACCGGTTTTAGGCTTCTTTGGTCCGGCATGGCTGATCAACTATGTGATGGCTCCTAACTCAGGCGGCGAAAAAATCGGAGAAGGAACCTTTGGTGACTGGGCGGTATGCGAATCTCCTATCGGCTTTTTCTGGGGCGGTACATGGGTAATGGCAAATAAAGACTCTGAGGTGAAAAAAGCGGTTGGTGATATTATCCAGTGGATCACCCTGGAAACTTCCGAAAACGGCTTGCAGTACATGTGGGCAAACGGTACTATGAATGATGCAGGAACAAAGGACACCGTAGCTTCCGGTACAGTTATGGCCAAATCCGACGGCTCCATTGACTTCTTAAACGGACAGAATATGTTTGACGTATTTGTTCCGGCAAATAAGTATGCAAAGGGTACGAACCTGACACAGTACGATGAAACCATTAACATGTATTGGAGAGATCAGGTACGGGAATACACCGCAGGAAACAAGAGCAGAGAACAGGCGATTAAGGATTTCAAACAGCAGGTAGCAGATAATCTGGATATCACCGTTGAATAA
- a CDS encoding carbohydrate ABC transporter permease has protein sequence MNKKRSSLILKVIIYVVCIFLAILSIAPFYIMVINATRSTVQIQQHAISLLPSTYMMKNIAILLGKSFNPANGFLNSLIISTGATLCAVYFSNMTAYGLVVYNWRFRKPFFSFIMAIMMVPAQITMIGFYQMVYRIHMTNNFLMLILPAIASPAMVFFMRQYMLPSLSLEIIQAARIDGAGEFYIFNRIAMPIMKPAIATQAIFCFVSSWNNLFTPLVLLTDQKKYTMPIMVSLLRGDIYKTEYGSVYMGLALTVLPLIVVYLLLSRYIISGVALGGVKG, from the coding sequence ATGAATAAAAAGCGCAGCTCATTGATATTGAAAGTCATTATTTACGTGGTATGCATTTTCCTTGCAATTTTAAGCATTGCCCCGTTTTACATTATGGTGATCAATGCCACCCGTTCTACGGTACAGATACAGCAACACGCAATTTCGCTTCTTCCTTCTACTTATATGATGAAGAATATAGCTATTTTGTTGGGAAAAAGTTTTAATCCTGCCAATGGTTTTTTGAATTCCCTTATCATTTCCACAGGAGCAACTCTTTGTGCGGTGTATTTTTCCAACATGACCGCATACGGGCTGGTGGTGTACAACTGGAGATTCCGCAAACCATTTTTCAGCTTTATCATGGCAATTATGATGGTTCCGGCCCAGATTACGATGATCGGTTTCTACCAGATGGTTTACCGGATTCATATGACGAACAATTTCCTCATGCTCATATTACCGGCTATTGCCTCTCCTGCTATGGTGTTCTTTATGAGGCAGTATATGCTGCCTTCTTTGTCACTGGAAATCATTCAGGCTGCCCGCATTGATGGGGCAGGGGAGTTCTATATCTTTAACCGGATTGCTATGCCGATTATGAAACCGGCCATTGCAACACAGGCGATCTTCTGCTTTGTGTCCAGCTGGAACAACTTGTTTACCCCTCTGGTGCTTTTGACGGATCAGAAGAAGTATACCATGCCCATTATGGTAAGCCTGCTTCGCGGGGATATTTATAAGACAGAATATGGCTCTGTTTATATGGGGCTGGCTTTGACGGTGCTGCCCCTGATTGTGGTTTATCTGCTTCTTTCCCGTTACATAATTTCCGGTGTTGCTTTAGGTGGCGTTAAGGGATAG
- a CDS encoding carbohydrate ABC transporter permease, producing MKRKHSGYAKWGYIFCLPFTIAFLIFTLYPIIFTTVIGFTDCKGLGTVKFHFLADDPFLNFKNILANPSFQKSFRNTLGMWICNFIPQIGLALLLTAWFTDNRNHIKGKGLFKVLFYMPNIITAATVAILFNALIGYPMGPVNDILMTLGITDQPINFQVNKAVARGSVSFIQFWTWYGYTMIILISGVLGISPEIFESAEVDGANRIQTFFYITIPNLRTILLFTLVTSLIGGLQMFDIPKLFLLGGPDNATLTTSVFIYNQAFSGSYLYNRASAASMIMFVIICAASAILFFAMRDKDEAELEKLTKQQEREYRKMQKERRKSHE from the coding sequence ATGAAACGAAAACATTCTGGTTATGCGAAATGGGGATACATATTCTGTCTGCCCTTTACCATTGCATTTCTTATTTTCACTTTATATCCGATTATTTTTACTACTGTTATTGGATTTACGGATTGTAAAGGATTGGGTACGGTAAAGTTTCATTTTCTGGCGGACGATCCATTTTTAAACTTTAAGAACATATTGGCAAATCCCTCGTTCCAGAAGTCATTTCGGAACACTTTAGGCATGTGGATATGCAACTTTATCCCTCAGATAGGTCTGGCCCTGCTTTTAACGGCGTGGTTTACGGATAACCGGAATCACATCAAAGGAAAAGGACTGTTTAAGGTATTGTTTTATATGCCAAACATTATCACTGCAGCTACCGTCGCCATTCTGTTCAACGCCCTTATCGGCTATCCCATGGGACCGGTCAATGATATTTTAATGACCTTAGGGATTACGGACCAGCCAATTAATTTTCAGGTCAACAAAGCCGTGGCAAGGGGAAGCGTATCATTTATTCAGTTCTGGACGTGGTATGGCTATACCATGATTATTTTGATATCCGGCGTACTGGGAATCAGTCCTGAAATCTTTGAATCCGCAGAGGTAGATGGGGCAAACCGGATTCAGACCTTTTTCTATATCACGATTCCTAACTTAAGGACCATTCTGCTGTTTACATTGGTGACCAGTTTGATCGGTGGCTTACAGATGTTCGATATTCCGAAACTGTTTTTACTTGGCGGACCGGACAATGCCACTTTAACCACCAGCGTATTTATCTATAATCAGGCCTTTAGCGGCAGTTACTTATACAATCGGGCTTCCGCCGCCAGTATGATCATGTTTGTGATCATTTGCGCTGCATCTGCAATTTTGTTTTTTGCAATGAGGGATAAGGACGAAGCAGAATTGGAGAAGCTGACCAAACAGCAGGAACGGGAATATAGGAAAATGCAGAAGGAACGGAGGAAATCACATGAATAA